A genome region from Oenanthe melanoleuca isolate GR-GAL-2019-014 chromosome 2, OMel1.0, whole genome shotgun sequence includes the following:
- the PLCL2 gene encoding inactive phospholipase C-like protein 2: MFVPLLFSTAMEFHENLHNIGAREGLKERKLQKSVESFTWNITILKGQADLLKYAKNEALENLKQIHYATLSCGLNKPGTENAEISKPRRSLEVIPEKAGDENGE, encoded by the exons ATGTTTGTCCCTCTTTTATTCTCCACAGCAATGGAGTTTCATGAAAACCTGCACAATATAGGAGCAAGAGAAGgcctaaaagaaagaaaactacaaAAATCAGTAGAAAGTTTTACATGGAACATTACAATTTTAAAG gGACAAGCTGATCTTCTCAAATATGCTAAAAATGAAGCACTGGAGAATCTGAAGCAAATTCATTATGCCACTCTTTCATGTGGACTTAATAAGCCaggcacagaaaatgcagaaatctcAAAGCCTCGTCGAAGTCTGGAGGTCATACCTGAAAAAGCAGGTGATGAAAACGGAGAATGA